CCTCTGTACTAACCACTGCCCATTTTCCTACTTTGTCACTAACTTGCTCTTGGTTAAATGCCTTATATATTCATTTAGGCTGTGTGAATCTTGAAAATAGTGGATACATTACATGCTTCTTTTCTGTCCTCCATAATCAAGTAGACActtaacacagaaataaaaatacatatcattTAATTAAAGAACACTTCATTTATGCATGTAGTATTTGCAAGACCACACAAGAACTCTATGCCAAATTTCTCTTATAGAGGAGTACCTCTTTCCCCTTCACCAAAACCACCTCCTCTAAAACCAAATGGGTTCCAGATTTTgattaaacaataaatattaaaaatattatataacaaTCTAGTGTGCCCATCTACAGAGATATTATTTCTAttcaaaaattcattcattctgaAGGTTCCCatgtaataagaaaaacaaacaaacaaaattagcctgtGCTATTAGGGCATCTATATTTTGAGGAGGATGGCAAAGTGTCTGCTGAACATTACATAGGTGCTGAGAAACCGTGACTAACAGAGAAAGCTGTAACACCTGGGTAAGCTCCACTATGTGCTCCAAGTATGAACTATTATGGCAGTAGTAGTTTACACTAAAGAGAAATACTTCAGTAACTCATAGAGACTCTGGGTAAGTGAAGCTGTCACAAGATCAAACTCTAATACAGGTGACACTGGAATAGCTGTAAGACTATGCAAAGTATCCTAACCGTGTGTACATAACACAGTAGAGAGAGTCATATACTAATATCAAAAAGGGAATAAACACAATTAGAGTAAAAGACTAACAAGTTAGAACCTCTAGTTGTCTACTTGTGTGTGGGGAAGAAATTGTTGTATGGTATGTCACAAGCAACATTACTCTAGGACATACCTGAAGTCAGCTGTAGCTGCAAAGGATTCCATTTCTGTAATAGAGAAAACACAGAGGAACCCCTCCCCGCTTCGGAAGTAGTTGTCTCTAATTGCAGCGTAGTCCTCCTGCCCAGCTGTATCTAAGATATCGATCTGTACTTCCTCCCCATCTAGCACTACCTTCTTCCGATAGCTGTCCGCTTTGGTAGGCTCATAGTCCTCCACAAActagaaaagataaaaacacaccaattttttaattgttatttttacgTTTCAAAActgcttattttgaaataattataaattcatgTGAAGCTGCCAAAATAGTACAAGAAGAGTTCTGTATACCCTTTGCCCAGATTCCTCCATTGGTAAAAActacattaattttaattttagacaatCTGTaggtttcctcatttgcaaaaagAGAGGGCTGAATTATTACCTCTAGGCTTTTTACAGCTTGAAAACAGCTTTTCTTCCTTAAAACACAATACCTGCAAAAACTGttacacatatattttaccaAATTTGTAAGAATCTTTTTTCTATGTGACTCTGAATATAAATTTTCATGCTAGAATTGTGGAAATAACTTAAAAGTCAATATTTTGGTAAGCACTGAAAGTATCATtaaatcctttctttttctaaaatgagCCAAGTAAATAAAGTGATTTATACTACTCAATAAAAGTCAAACCTTAAACTTTATGAGACTTCTTCCcaaacttttgattttttaaatagtacAATTAAACAACTTTACATTCCCACTCCTATCGGCAGCCCCATAAATCTCACTTTAATATACCCTGATAAACCAGTATGTAGGTAGGCAGGCAGACAGATGGTAAGTACATGTGTATGTACGTAGACAAggccttactatgttgcccaggctggtcttgaactcctgggcttaaacagtcctactgccttggtctcctaaagtgttgggatcacaggtgtaagtcaccatgcctggcctatcttTTGATATCATTGTTAGCACGTGTTCATTTATAGACagatatttgtgggttttttattAGTTcctgtaaatattttcattatctgatatgttcttatttatttgctATGACTATATCCTGTCATTAGAATTTAACCCCTCAGAGCAGGGACCTTGCATATGCTACTCATCATTGTATCTCTAAAGCCtacaacagtgcctggtatatggtagatactcaataaataattattttaaaaatggacacaGTGTATTTGTAACTGTAAAAGTTAAATAACATTCCACCACATTTACATGCTATTAATGGACTTAGTCATTCATTAAAAGTTAGGcatgtgggctgggtgtggtggcgcatgcctgtaatgccagcagtcagggaggctgaggtgagtggatcacttgagcccaggagttcaagaccagactgggcaacatggcaaaaccctgtgatagggtttggctctgtgtccccacccaaatctcatgttgaactgtaattccccatgttgggggagggactaggtgggaggtgactggatcatgggggcagatttccctcatgctgttctcatgatagtgaattctcatgagatctgatggtttctgAAGTGTGcacatctctctctcttgctctctctctccactcccacccccactccaACATGTGAGGATGtacttgctttcccttcaccctctgccacaattgtaggtttcctgaagcctcctagtcatgcttcctgttaagcctgcggaactgtgagtcaattaaacctcttttcttcataaattaccccagtgtcaggtaattctttatagtACTGTGAGAACAGATGGAtacaccccgtctctacaaaaatatacaacaattagctgggcatagtggcatatgcctgtagtctcaactacttggaaggctgaaatgggaggattgcttgagcctgggaggcagaggttgcagtgagctgagactgcaccaccgcAAGGGCGACAGacattaccttaaaaaaaaaaaaaaaaaggttaggcaTGTGAATATTCTTACTTTTGGCTTCCTTATTGTCAAGAGGAGACTGATTTAAGGGTTAGTCTGAGAGAAGATTAGCTCTTAAATAAACAGTATGAAAAACAGAATTGAATGAATACATCAGTAATTTCATTTAAAGTACAACTTCAATCCTCTctccataaacttttttttaaaagagacagaggttttgctctgttttctaggctggagtgcagtggcacagtcattgctcactgtgacctccaatgcaaatgatcctcctgccttagtctcctaagtagctaggaaaacaggtgtgcagcaccatgcccaattaatttttaaatttttttatagagacagagtctcactttgttgccagctGGTTCAagctcctaagctcaagtgattctcctgcctacgCCTTCCCTAAACTTTTTAATCCGCTCACTAACAAGCGTGGCAACTGATAGATTTAAgggttttatgtatgtatgtaaaaagAATGGTGGGACACAGGCAATAGAAAAAGACATGGGGGgttgggtgcactggctcacacctgtaatcccagctctgggagtccaaggtgggaggatcacgctgggcaacagagcgaaaccctggtctctatttaaaaaaaaataaaaggtaaaaaaagagataaagacaTGGGGTGGGAAAAAGTCTGTAGAGGTATTTTTAATCAAAAGACCAGGTTTAATACTTTGTTGCTCATCACAGGTCACTTTTCTTGGGCAAGTTGGGTAACTCTCTGAGGTtctgttttcacatctgtaaaatggggataccaCCATCTCCCACACAAGATTGTTACGAGGACTAAGTTCTCTGCAACCATAAAACCTGGCTTTTATTgggagaaaacagaagtgaggatAAATGCTCACATTGGATTACCAACTCTTAAATCATCATTAAGACTTGATAACAGTCCTCCAGGGAAAGACTACATTGCTGTATAGAGGCTACACCTTAACTCAGGGATGATGAAGTCTGATAATGAATACAGGCATACAAATCTGTAATCTGTGTAGTAATTATAAATTTTAGAGACACAGCCTGTTTAATGATGAGGGTAGTGCCATGCCAAACATGCAATAATGACTTTTTCAtcaagtttattaaaatatatatatatatttttttgagacagagtctcgctctgttgcccaggctggagtgcagtggtgtgatctcagctcactgcaagctccgcctcccgggttcatgccattctcctgcctcagcctcctgagcagctgagactacaggtgcctgccatggcacccggctacttttttgtatttttagtagagacagggtttcaccgtgttagcctggacggtctcaatctcctgaccttgtgatccacccgtcttggcctcccaaagtgctgggattacaggcatggtccaccacgcctggcctaaaagaTACTTTATATATGTTAACCTATAAAGTACTATACCCACCACTTCCATTAATTAAAGGTAGGAATCTCCACtaaaacctaaaaacaaaaaagctaaagTTAGATTACTAAAAAAAGAGGCACTgcttttagtttagttttgtgtTTAAAGCATGAGGATTTTAAGGACCGTAAGTTCCTGATTTGTAAAATCAAGTCATGTACAGATGGCTctaaacacaaaaatgaaaaaaaattattaatagtttCGAGGATTCAAAGAATCCATACAAAATAGCACCAAAACTAAGCTAGGGAAATATTCTCTGAAAGCCTAAACTTTGATCCATTATAAAATTAACACTTACCTCATCGTACATGAACTGTAGAGTCAGAGCTGACTTGCCCACGCCACCACTGCCCACCATGATGACTTTGTGTAAGGCCAAAGAATTCTGACCCTTGGGCTTATTTGCGGCCATCTTGTGTCTCAGTTTTCACCAAAGGATTAAGAAGAatctaagaagaaagaaagagtaagtAATGCTCAGTACATTCTTCTTCAGAATTCCA
This Macaca mulatta isolate MMU2019108-1 chromosome 3, T2T-MMU8v2.0, whole genome shotgun sequence DNA region includes the following protein-coding sequences:
- the RALA gene encoding ras-related protein Ral-A isoform X1, whose amino-acid sequence is MAANKPKGQNSLALHKVIMVGSGGVGKSALTLQFMYDEFVEDYEPTKADSYRKKVVLDGEEVQIDILDTAGQEDYAAIRDNYFRSGEGFLCVFSITEMESFAATADFREQILRVKEDENVPFLLVGNKSDLEDKRQVSVEEAKNRAEQWNVNYVETSAKTRANVDKVFFDLMREIRARKMEDSKEKNGKKKRKSLAKRIRERCCIL